A genome region from Babesia bigemina genome assembly Bbig001, chromosome : I includes the following:
- a CDS encoding Ribosome-binding protein 1: protein MAAKGSVPEFTTLKQCLEFLEWLHSDRQGRLMQGLVAHRLDKLLKKMYESVDQKSVAEELSKFLTHVSNFYRKICTKPIGSYAGNKSAKDTLNYFLQCVPKLLSTIYFLRYHVDSRFSAMGGGRWADQEVGLVALHESMATDLDRYLVETVDKNKYGVIPGGFQNREVKMGHRSGYNPGSAMAADLQNILEKYSNQDKQNYFLDVYSTTVLSTFGSDTPNIANALRLVQDFCKIFEAVRDDKDFESHLYAKDRCIKLEDLKRHCAELKGPLGQLFNQKAFSFTGYAREYHKLKTQDIAKKLASWFKRNLDKVRTQLMKVQSIASSTQINNKSFRGSAVLGGQSKALAEYFNKNLLRYGFTFHGYDFNRWKTHDVLTKDWSDVIEKLNKADEGLDKLKKILDGDSCPAVKPDEDEEDKEEPVDEVLEGERVVRVPPKVEAPPVKVPEAPKEVVPEKIAETAQNQGKKVEGAQNQGKKAEGAQNQGKKAEGGQSQAGGQSEEKRGSSPVVQAPQTHTSSDSSAGSGSPGDHGAISGQGQDGQAGDSDAGQPVGHGPQTNVSDSVATSSAAGSSSGSGGSPGRGGHVPGASNDQESQTKKLTCADGYTPIKLWHDSGTYCVKNYDYNEQQKLHEKWDDKYIKTQRNVQERIRMAEDKLRRQKEAEERRKEAEKQRMEDKEREKEEQRQLQREAMLPEIDVVFGPQKLTAFLKDAYWAALPNQMKDAMPNVSFSINTPSPRNSAYIQDQAMAALHNPEVFFLKGTEVADDGETYDVGVKGEAIGDGDSHLVLQKDVDADAEWQEVQQRKFRDDIEKQLTSSNADDAFMSGAPVESSEPVAFSPGDLSNMIALNGGAVTYFDGVDVSYDNTPVVSDVYKAEMLEAKGDVVDHSNDLVVSLMDGNYKPEDLSTTLQKQKDDENRRAVADQYVSGILTGTTTAGARGNKRLGPQQSAIFTGYTIKTPNISKTQKRIHIPTAKKALPTPMRGSPTGIGVTGNKNDPLTVYAPHSPLIAHINDTTIPANLRISNAFRSQLTGNSIFAPNRNLSPIPTEYLDPPPPGGLEIVEAYVPRKIPDPFEIDIHVPKLKSPDNDLNFDLSFDDDSTHIKTETLPDPVDPPFPAVSFNIAPPDVEQSMPPPQDFDPEIIHRPELKMCISSWATSTPTPGSTDIPETELFPAEAPRTVREMLQWLAGLRNQKHHETLKQCIEKAFSGLHKDPSQLALSINHTNILPDNVFDILQLTAMFAGSVLTAIAPRWRANVSSRFVKPKSSDQSDEPDCCALLCQLRDYAYACHHQLEFLKSQCNREKSHGGWQNCNYGSDPKKPSPLQAFLTDAYDSTFKTHLFDPCNLCHKSRIRMGFKKNDSPEKSQTGNILATILTPSCGGSDPLLTLASYLNCLTKAHGHCL from the coding sequence atGGCGGCTAAGGGTAGCGTTCCTGAGTTCACCACTCTCAAGCAATGCTTGGAGTTCTTGGAGTGGTTGCATAGTGACAGGCAGGGACGGCTTATGCAAGGTCTGGTGGCGCATCGGCTAGACAAGTTACTCAAAAAAATGTATGAAAGCGTTGATCAAAAATCAGTTGCAGAAGAGCTGTCTAAATTTCTTACCCACGTATCAAACTTTTATCGTAAAATATGCACTAAACCAATCGGATCGTATGCTGGCAATAAAAGCGCTAAAGATACCCTCAACTATTTTCTCCAGTGCGTCCCGAAATTGCTCTCCACGATTTATTTCTTAAGGTATCATGTGGACTCGAGATTTTCCGCAATGGGTGGAGGGAGGTGGGCAGATCAAGAGGTTGGGTTAGTTGCACTTCATGAATCCATGGCCACTGACCTAGATAGATATCTTGTTGAAACTGTCGACAAAAATAAATATGGCGTTATTCCTGGAGGATTCCAAAATAGAGAGGTGAAAATGGGTCATAGAAGCGGCTATAACCCGGGTTCTGCTATGGCAGCTGACCTTCAGAATATTTTGGAAAAGTATTCCAATCAGGATAAGCAAAATTATTTCCTCGATGTTTATTCCACTACTGTGTTGTCCACCTTCGGATCGGACACTCCCAATATCGCAAACGCCCTCCGATTGGTGCAGGACTTTTGTAAGATATTCGAAGCAGTAAGGGATGATAAGGATTTTGAGAGTCATTTATATGCCAAAGATAGGTGCATCAAATTGGAAGACTTAAAAAGACATTGTGCCGAACTGAAAGGGCCCCTTGGCCAATTGTTCAACCAGAAAGCCTTTTCGTTCACAGGATATGCGCGGGAATATCATAAGCTTAAAACTCAAGATATTGCTAAAAAACTGGCGAGTTGGTTTAAACGAAATTTGGATAAGGTGAGAACGCAATTGATGAAAGTTCAATCCATTGCTAGCTCAACACAGATTAACAACAAATCATTTCGGGGCAGTGCAGTCCTTGGGGGTCAGTCCAAAGCGCTTGCGGAATATTTCAATAAAAACCTTCTCCGctacggattcacgtttCATGGCTACGACTTTAATAGATGGAAAACACATGACGTACTGACAAAGGACTGGAGTGATGTAATTGAGAAGCTGAATAAAGCAGATGAGGGTTTGGATAAGTTGAAAAAGATTTTGGATGGTGACAGTTGTCCAGCTGTAAAGCCggatgaagatgaggaGGATAAGGAAGAGCCCGTTGATGAAGTGTTGGAGGGTGAAAGAGTTGTTCGTGTTCCCCCAAAAGTGGAGGCTCCACCTGTCAAGGTTCCCGAGGCCCCCAAGGAAGTCGTGCCAGAAAAGATAGCCGAGacagcacagaaccagggcaagaaagtggagggagcacagaaccagggcaagaaagcagagggagcacagaaccagggcaagaaagcggagggaggaCAAAGTCAAGCGGGTGGTCAAAGTGAAGAAAAGCGTGGGAGTTCACCAGTTGTGCAGGCACCACAAACTCATACTTCAAGTGATTCAAGTGCAGGATCTGGGTCACCTGGTGACCATGGTGCCATTAGTGGTCAGGGCCAAGATGGGCAGGCGGGTGATTCTGACGCTGGTCAACCAGTTGGTCATGGTCCGCAGACAAATGTGAGTGACAGTGTTGCAACATCCTCCGCTGCAGGTTCAAGTTCAGGTAGCGGTGGATCGCCAGGAAGGGGTGGACATGTGCCCGGTGCTTCGAATGATCAGGAGTCCCAGACTAAAAAACTAACGTGCGCCGATGGATATACACCAATAAAACTTTGGCACGATAGCGGTACGTACTGTGTGAAGAATTATGACTATAATGAACAACAAAAACTTCATGAAAAATGGGATGATAAATATATAAAAACACAAAGAAATGTCCAAGAACGAATACGTATGGCTGAAGATAAACTGAGAAGGCAAAAGGAAGCCGAAGAACGTAGAAAAGAAGCTGAGAAACAAAGAATGGAGGACAAGGAACGTGAAAAGGAGGAACAGCGCCAACTTCAACGTGAGGCTATGCTTCCAGAGATTGATGTTGTATTCGGTCCACAGAAATTAACAGCATTTCTGAAAGATGCATATTGGGCGGCCCTACCGAATCAAATGAAGGATGCAATGCCTAATGTATCTTTCTCAATCAATACACCTTCACCCCGCAATTCAGCGTATATTCAGGATCAAGCAATGGCAGCCCTTCACAACCCAGAAGTGTTCTTTTTAAAAGGAACCGAAGTTGCAGATGATGGCGAAACATATGACGTCGGTGTAAAGGGAGAAGCGATAGGAGATGGCGACTCTCACCTTGTATTGCAGAAAGATGTAGATGCGGATGCCGAATGGCAAGAAGTTCAGCAAAGGAAGTTTCGAGATGATATAGAGAAGCAGCTCACAAGTTCTAATGCAGATGACGCGTTCATGTCAGGTGCTCCGGTTGAATCTTCTGAGCCTGTTGCATTCTCTCCAGGAGATCTGTCAAATATGATTGCTTTAAATGGAGGTGCAGTAACTTATTTCGATGGTGTAGACGTGTCGTATGATAATACGCCAGTAGTGTCCGATGTTTACAAAGCAGAGATGCTAGAAGCGAAAGGGGACGTAGTGGATCATTCAAACGATTTAGTGGTGAGTCTAATGGATGGGAATTACAAGCCGGAAGATCTCAGCACTACGTTGCAGAAACAAAAGGACGATGAGAATAGAAGGGCTGTGGCCGACCAGTATGTTAGCGGTATATTAACTGGAACAACCACCGCTGGTGCCAGGGGCAACAAGCGACTTGGCCCTCAGCAATCTGCTATTTTCACTGGCTACACTATAAAGACGCCGAACATTTCGAAAACACAGAAGCGAATTCATATACCTACGGCAAAAAAAGCTTTACCCACGCCAATGCGTGGATCCCCAACAGGCATTGGCGTCACCGGAAATAAAAATGATCCACTTACGGTTTACGCCCCTCATTCACCTCTTATCGCACATATCAATGACACAACCATACCAGCAAATCTTCGCATCTCGAATGCATTCAGGTCACAGCTCACAGGCAATTCTATTTTTGCCCCTAATCGCAATTTGTCACCCATTCCAACAGAATATCTAGACCCTCCACCGCCTGGAGGTTTGGAAATCGTTGAGGCGTACGTACCGCGCAAAATTCCAGACCCATTTGAGATTGACATCCACGTCCCAAAACTAAAATCGCCAGATAACGATCTCAACTTTGACTTAAGTTTTGATGATGACTCAACACATATTAAAACTGAGACACTGCCTGACCCTGTAGATCCACCATTCCCTGCAGTCTCATTCAACATTGCGCCTCCAGATGTCGAGCAGTCTATGCCGCCACCCCAAGACTTCGATCCAGAAATAATCCATCGCCCGGAACTAAAAATGTGTATCTCTTCCTGGGCTACCTCAACACCCACACCCGGCTCCACCGACATCCCCGAGACGGAGCTGTTCCCCGCCGAGGCCCCGCGCACCGTCCGGGAGATGCTTCAGTGGCTGGCAGGGCTTAGGAACCAAAAGCATCATGAGACTCTTAAGCAATGTATTGAGAAGGCATTTAGTGGCTTGCATAAAGACCCTTCACAGCTTGCACTTTCCATCAACCACACCAACATCCTACCTGACAATGTCTTCGACATACTCCAGCTTACcgccatgtttgcaggttccgTGCTCACCGCTATCGCACCTCGATGGAGAGCGAATGTGTCATCACGATTTGTGAAGCCTAAGTCATCTGACCAATCCGATGAACCTGATTGCTGCgccctcctctgccagctgcgtgactacgcctacgcctgccaccaccagttggaGTTCCTCAAGTCGCAGTGTAATCGAGAGAAGTCACatggtggttggcagaatTGTAACTATGGCAGTGATCCCAAGAAGCCATCTCCCCTCCAGGCCTTTCTTACCGACGCCTACGACTCCACCTTCAAGAcgcacctcttcgacccgtgcaacctgtgccacaaGAGCAGGATAAGGATGGGATTTAAGAAGAATGATTCGCCTGAGAAATCACAAACTGGCAACATCCTTgccaccatcctcactcctagctgcggcggtagtGACCCCTTGCTGACACTTGCCTcgtacctcaactgcctgaCTAAGGCACATGGCCACTGCCTCTAA